The Paenibacillus antri region CAGCGCCTCCGCCCCGTCGCTCGCTTCGCATACCACCTTCATGCCGAACGATTCCCAAGGCATGATGCGGATAAAGCCTTGCCGGACTAAATAATCGTCGTCAACGACCATCACGTTCAACATTCGGTCGTCCCTCCTTCCGCTCGATCGGCAGGCGCAGCGTAATGGCCGTCCCCATGCCGAGACTGCTGGACACATGCATGCTCGCCTCTCCCGCGAACTGCAGCTCCAGCATCCGCCTCACATAGTGCCATCCGATGCCCATGCCCGTCTTGCTGTTGTATTCCCCTTCGCCGCTCATCAATAGCCTCGCCTCATCCTCCGTCATGCCGTACCCGTTGTCCCGAACCTCGATGACGATGCCGGAGAACCCGGCTTCTTCCCTTACGATCGCCTCGATGACGCCTTGTCCGCCGCTCTTGTTCCGGAGGCCGTGGGAGATCGAATTTTCGACCAACGGCTGCAGGATGAAGCGCGGGACGGGCAGCTCCAGCAGTTCCTTCGCCGCGTTCACCCGCACGTCGAACGTAAAGTTGTAGCGGACGCCCTGCAGCATAACGTAGTTTTTAAGCGCTTCCATTTCCTCGCGAATCGTAGCGGTCCGTCCTTTGCCGAGATTATAATGCAGCAGCCGATTCAGCGCGGACACGAGCCGGTCCGTCTCGTGATGCCCGTTCACCCGAGCCAACCAACGAATCGTATCCAACGTGTTGTGGATGAAATGCGGATTGATCTTGTACAACAGATTTTCGATCTCGAGCTGCTTCTTCGCCTGCGCGTTGCGGTCGATATCGACGATCAATTCGTCGATCGTCTGCTTCATCGAAGCGAAGTCCCGATGGATTTCGGAAAATTCGACCACCTTCTGGTAGGTGAAGTCGAGCGGCTCCGACATTTGCCCGTGCTTCAAGCGGCGGATGTTCCGCTGCAGCTGAAGCAGCGGCTTGTAGACCATTCGCCAAATGATGAACGCCAGGAAACAGCCGACGGTGACGGACAGCGCGGCGAGCACGGCGAATTTCGTAATCCAGCGACGAATCGTCTGATTGTAAGAGTCTTCCGGCACCGCGGCGACGATGCGCCACGACTGAGTGCTCGCTTCCTCGAACAAATAATAGCCCTTCGTCTTGATCGAGCCCCCGGCGGCTCGAGGAGGATGGCTCGTCCCGGTCGGGAAGTCGGCTTCCTTCTCGCTGTACGCGATGCGGTCCATGCTG contains the following coding sequences:
- a CDS encoding sensor histidine kinase codes for the protein MPIPKTLKHRLIFLLLLCSLFPVVVIGTMSHSSMYSMLRNEAEKGVAGNLHQTRLSFENTLSQLNHASQQLVFEGEIGRKLDAYLNEADMFEKRRLSEEIESEISLIHFTNPTLGVIFYYLEDTNEVIFDNAPLHADFDFFEHPLLAEQLYFTYYGPHVSINPLDGNKVLSVVRKVDIPARDDVYLYMETDFKLTDRILSTDDIFRDTSYFFVDSMDRIAYSEKEADFPTGTSHPPRAAGGSIKTKGYYLFEEASTQSWRIVAAVPEDSYNQTIRRWITKFAVLAALSVTVGCFLAFIIWRMVYKPLLQLQRNIRRLKHGQMSEPLDFTYQKVVEFSEIHRDFASMKQTIDELIVDIDRNAQAKKQLEIENLLYKINPHFIHNTLDTIRWLARVNGHHETDRLVSALNRLLHYNLGKGRTATIREEMEALKNYVMLQGVRYNFTFDVRVNAAKELLELPVPRFILQPLVENSISHGLRNKSGGQGVIEAIVREEAGFSGIVIEVRDNGYGMTEDEARLLMSGEGEYNSKTGMGIGWHYVRRMLELQFAGEASMHVSSSLGMGTAITLRLPIERKEGRPNVERDGR